In a single window of the Pedococcus dokdonensis genome:
- the pulA gene encoding pullulanase-type alpha-1,6-glucosidase: protein MRGPRRPYAVLVGMALLIAGAGVPLAAPATAADPAPRTATLAGSLQSELGCPADWSPDCTSTDLAQVGNTTAYAKVFDVPAGSYEFKVAIDHSWDENYGADGVKNGANIPLVLKGPARLEFSYDDATHQVGIRPLNLSGRATRADNAYAADSLREPLTKERYYFVMTDRFANGDTANDRGGLTGDKSVTGYDPTNNGYYHGGDLKGLQGKLDYIKGLGTTAIWLTPSFKNRPVQGAPPNDSAGYHGYWITDFTQIDPHLGTNADLTALIAAAHGKGMKVFFDIITNHTADVINYSEGQYTYRNKTDYPYKDAAGNVFDDKTYAGKPNFPALDPATSFPYHPVFTNPADATVKVPAWLNDVTKYHNRGDSTFAGESSEYGDFVGLDDLFTEQADVEKGMEDIYKAWVDFGVDGFRIDTVKHVNTEFWQKFSPAMLERAKQNGNPDFFMFGEVYDSRPSYMSTFTTTGKLQATLDFGFQSQAVNWAQSKSGTDLRDLYADDDYYTDTDSNAYELPTFLGNHDMGRVAMMLKGPSADDADLMRRVKLADSLMYLTRGQPITYYGDEQGFMGSGGDKAARQDMFATQTPSYATEQVLGDTSGAKARYNTSAPLYQHIKTLAALRAAHPALADGAQIHRYASSNAGIFAFSRIDKDKRTEYVVALNNATTAKSAGFATYGHNQTFAPLYGAGGSVRSAKDGRLTVTVPAQSVSVWKATSPMDRPKSAPAVYLTSPGAGDVVGGRAEIGAAIPDDTFAQVSFLARPVGTTAWTKLGTDDNAPYRVFHDVSDATVWPKGTLVEYRAVAKDSVGHISASSSYGVVGDPKSGGGGSVGPVTQPDAVSVPGDHNSEMGCGGDWAPDCDQAQLTLDTKDQIWKGTYTTVPAGPYAYKVAINKSWDENYGAGGVPGGDNISYTMPADGNTFYYDHATHYVTSKAQGPIVTAPGSFQSELGCPADWSPDCMRPWLQDPDGDGTYTWSTTEMPAGTYEFKVAHGLNWDENYGAGGAPGGANISLTVPADGMVVTISYAIGTHVATAKAVKAGAAPDLTKQRAVWVSKDLVAVPADMASGANPALLRWRLAWSPTGGLSVDAEDITGGSWAPLSWDPRGLSASVVKAHPELAGYLALRLDDKTAKKAPDILKGQVAVGVFDTLNRVLDATGVQTAYVLDNLYAASASQRAYGVTFGGRSPTYRVWAPTAQKVDLLTWPAGAAGNAPVSSATRTHLTRASDGSWSGSVGAKNARYLYEVTVYVPSTGKVQTTQVTDPYSVALTLDSTRSVAVDLKDPAYQPSTWRTAKAPALAKDVDSTIYELHVRDFSVNDPTVSAQNRGSYLAFAENGNGTKHLKALAAAGLNTVHLLPTFDIASIPEDPADQQSPACDLKSSAPDSEEQQACIDAIRAKDAFNWGYDPWHWMAPEGSYASTPAKADGGARVAEFRTMVGGLHRDGLRVVLDQVFNHTPTSGQAQTSVLDKVVPGYYQRLNATGAVETSTCCQNVATEHAMAQKAMVDAVVLWARDYKVDGFRFDLMGHHSKANMLAVRSALDQLTLKKDGVDGKSVYVYGEGWNFGEVANNARFVQATQGQLGGTGIGTFSDRLRDAVRGGGPFDDDPRKQGFGSGESTDSNGVPFSGYDPVESLKHDTDLVELGLAGNLRSFTFRLNEDGTVATGKDVDYNGQPAGYADQPDEVITYVDAHDNETLFDSLTYKLPVATSMSDRVRMNTLSLATTALSQTPSFWHAGADLLRSKSLDRNSYDSSDWFNTLDWTGADNGFGHGLPLKGDNSAKWPIQKPLLANTALKPAATDVQQATAQAQDLLRLRFSTRLFRLGTASAINAKVSFPASGTADAQPGVIAMRIDDTKGTDADPQLKGLVVVFNASPTAVNQKVPGLAGATLSLSPVQQSGSDAVVKTSTWNATAGTATVPPRTVAVFVQR, encoded by the coding sequence ATGCGAGGTCCACGTCGTCCGTATGCCGTCCTGGTGGGCATGGCCCTCCTCATCGCCGGAGCGGGCGTCCCGCTGGCCGCGCCGGCCACGGCCGCCGACCCGGCGCCCCGGACGGCCACCTTGGCCGGCTCGCTGCAGAGCGAGCTCGGCTGCCCCGCCGACTGGTCGCCGGACTGCACCTCGACCGACCTCGCGCAGGTCGGCAACACCACCGCATACGCGAAGGTCTTCGACGTGCCCGCGGGCAGCTACGAGTTCAAGGTCGCCATCGACCACTCGTGGGACGAGAACTACGGCGCCGACGGCGTCAAGAACGGCGCCAACATCCCGCTCGTCCTCAAGGGCCCGGCGCGGCTGGAGTTCTCGTACGACGACGCCACCCACCAGGTCGGGATCCGGCCGCTGAACCTCTCGGGGCGTGCGACGCGAGCGGACAACGCGTATGCCGCGGACTCGCTGCGCGAGCCCCTCACCAAGGAGCGCTACTACTTCGTCATGACCGACCGGTTCGCCAACGGTGACACCGCCAACGACCGCGGTGGACTCACCGGCGACAAGTCGGTCACCGGGTACGACCCGACCAACAACGGCTACTACCACGGTGGTGACCTCAAGGGCCTGCAGGGCAAGCTCGACTACATCAAGGGCCTGGGCACCACGGCGATCTGGCTGACTCCCTCGTTCAAGAACCGCCCGGTGCAGGGCGCCCCGCCCAACGACAGCGCCGGCTACCACGGCTACTGGATCACCGACTTCACCCAGATCGACCCGCACCTCGGCACCAACGCCGACCTCACCGCGCTGATCGCGGCCGCCCACGGCAAGGGGATGAAGGTCTTCTTCGACATCATCACCAACCACACGGCCGACGTCATCAACTACTCCGAGGGCCAGTACACCTACCGCAACAAGACGGACTACCCCTACAAGGACGCCGCGGGCAACGTCTTCGACGACAAGACGTATGCCGGCAAGCCGAACTTCCCCGCGCTCGACCCCGCCACCTCCTTCCCGTACCACCCGGTCTTCACGAACCCCGCAGACGCGACGGTCAAGGTGCCGGCCTGGCTCAACGACGTGACGAAGTACCACAACCGCGGTGACTCGACCTTCGCCGGTGAGTCCTCCGAGTACGGCGACTTCGTCGGGCTCGACGACCTGTTCACCGAGCAGGCCGACGTCGAGAAGGGGATGGAGGACATCTACAAGGCGTGGGTGGACTTCGGCGTCGACGGCTTCCGGATCGACACCGTCAAGCACGTCAACACCGAGTTCTGGCAGAAGTTCAGCCCGGCGATGCTCGAGCGCGCCAAGCAGAACGGCAACCCCGACTTCTTCATGTTCGGCGAGGTCTACGACTCGCGCCCGTCCTACATGTCGACCTTCACCACGACGGGCAAGCTGCAGGCCACCCTCGACTTCGGGTTCCAGTCGCAGGCCGTCAACTGGGCGCAGAGCAAGTCAGGCACCGACCTGCGCGACCTCTACGCCGACGACGACTACTACACCGACACCGACTCGAACGCCTACGAGCTGCCGACCTTCCTCGGCAACCACGACATGGGCCGGGTCGCGATGATGCTCAAGGGCCCGAGCGCCGACGACGCCGACCTGATGCGCCGCGTCAAGCTGGCCGACTCGCTGATGTACCTCACCCGCGGCCAGCCGATCACCTACTACGGCGACGAGCAGGGCTTCATGGGCTCCGGTGGCGACAAGGCCGCGCGGCAGGACATGTTCGCCACGCAGACCCCGAGCTACGCGACCGAGCAGGTGCTGGGCGACACGTCGGGAGCCAAGGCCCGCTACAACACGAGCGCCCCGCTCTACCAGCACATCAAGACGTTGGCGGCCCTGCGGGCGGCCCACCCGGCGCTCGCCGACGGCGCGCAGATCCACCGCTACGCCAGCAGCAACGCGGGCATCTTCGCCTTCTCGCGGATCGACAAGGACAAGCGCACCGAGTATGTCGTGGCGCTCAACAACGCGACGACGGCCAAGTCCGCGGGCTTCGCCACCTACGGGCACAACCAGACCTTCGCGCCGCTCTACGGCGCCGGCGGGTCGGTGCGCTCGGCGAAGGATGGCCGGCTGACCGTCACCGTGCCGGCGCAGTCGGTCTCGGTGTGGAAGGCCACCAGCCCGATGGACAGGCCGAAGTCGGCGCCTGCGGTCTACCTGACCTCACCCGGCGCCGGTGACGTCGTGGGAGGGCGGGCCGAGATCGGCGCGGCCATCCCGGACGACACCTTCGCCCAGGTCTCCTTCCTCGCCCGGCCGGTGGGGACCACCGCCTGGACCAAGCTCGGCACCGACGACAACGCGCCATACCGGGTCTTCCACGACGTGAGCGACGCGACGGTCTGGCCGAAGGGCACGCTCGTGGAGTACCGCGCGGTGGCCAAGGACTCGGTCGGCCACATCTCGGCGTCCTCGAGCTATGGCGTCGTCGGCGACCCGAAGTCCGGCGGCGGCGGCAGCGTCGGCCCGGTCACCCAGCCGGACGCGGTCAGCGTCCCCGGCGACCACAACTCCGAGATGGGGTGTGGCGGGGACTGGGCGCCGGACTGCGACCAGGCCCAGCTGACCCTCGACACCAAGGACCAGATCTGGAAGGGCACCTACACCACGGTCCCTGCCGGCCCGTACGCCTACAAGGTGGCGATCAACAAGTCGTGGGACGAGAACTACGGCGCCGGTGGCGTTCCCGGCGGTGACAACATCAGCTACACCATGCCGGCCGACGGCAACACGTTCTACTACGACCACGCCACGCACTACGTGACGTCGAAGGCCCAGGGCCCGATCGTCACGGCGCCGGGGTCGTTCCAGTCCGAGCTGGGCTGCCCGGCCGACTGGAGCCCGGACTGCATGCGCCCGTGGCTCCAGGACCCCGACGGTGACGGCACCTACACGTGGTCGACCACCGAGATGCCGGCCGGCACCTACGAGTTCAAGGTCGCGCACGGGCTCAACTGGGACGAGAACTACGGCGCCGGTGGCGCGCCCGGTGGCGCCAACATCTCGCTGACCGTCCCGGCGGACGGCATGGTCGTGACGATCTCCTACGCCATCGGCACCCACGTCGCGACGGCCAAGGCGGTCAAGGCGGGCGCGGCTCCCGACCTCACCAAGCAGCGTGCGGTCTGGGTGTCCAAGGACCTCGTGGCGGTGCCCGCGGACATGGCCTCGGGTGCCAACCCGGCGCTGCTGCGCTGGCGGCTCGCGTGGTCGCCGACCGGTGGCCTCAGCGTCGACGCCGAGGACATCACGGGTGGCTCGTGGGCCCCGCTGTCGTGGGACCCGCGAGGACTCTCGGCCTCGGTCGTGAAGGCCCACCCCGAGCTGGCCGGCTACCTCGCCCTGCGCCTCGACGACAAGACCGCGAAGAAGGCGCCGGACATCCTCAAGGGCCAGGTGGCCGTGGGCGTGTTCGACACCCTCAACCGGGTCCTCGACGCCACCGGCGTGCAGACCGCCTACGTCCTCGACAACCTGTATGCCGCATCGGCCAGTCAGCGCGCCTACGGCGTCACCTTCGGTGGCCGCTCACCCACCTACCGGGTGTGGGCGCCGACGGCGCAGAAGGTCGACCTGCTGACCTGGCCGGCGGGGGCCGCGGGCAACGCCCCGGTCAGCTCGGCCACCCGCACCCACCTCACGCGGGCCAGCGACGGCTCGTGGTCGGGCTCGGTCGGGGCGAAGAACGCGCGGTACCTCTACGAGGTCACCGTGTACGTGCCCAGCACCGGCAAGGTCCAGACGACGCAGGTGACCGACCCCTACTCCGTCGCACTCACCCTGGACTCGACGCGGTCGGTGGCGGTGGACCTGAAGGACCCGGCATACCAGCCGTCGACCTGGCGGACCGCCAAGGCGCCGGCGCTGGCGAAGGACGTCGACTCGACGATCTACGAGCTGCACGTGCGCGACTTCTCGGTCAACGACCCGACCGTCAGCGCGCAGAACCGCGGGTCGTACCTCGCGTTCGCCGAGAACGGCAACGGCACCAAGCACCTCAAGGCGCTCGCCGCGGCCGGCCTCAACACGGTGCACCTGCTGCCGACCTTCGACATCGCCTCGATCCCGGAGGACCCGGCCGACCAGCAGTCGCCGGCGTGCGACCTCAAGTCCTCCGCGCCGGACAGTGAGGAGCAGCAGGCCTGCATCGACGCGATCCGCGCCAAGGACGCCTTCAACTGGGGCTACGACCCGTGGCACTGGATGGCGCCGGAGGGTTCCTACGCGTCCACGCCGGCCAAGGCCGACGGGGGAGCGCGGGTGGCCGAGTTCCGGACCATGGTGGGTGGCCTGCACCGGGACGGCCTGCGGGTCGTGCTGGACCAGGTCTTCAACCACACCCCGACCTCGGGCCAGGCGCAGACCAGCGTGCTCGACAAGGTGGTGCCCGGCTACTACCAGCGGCTCAACGCGACAGGGGCGGTCGAGACCTCGACCTGCTGCCAGAACGTCGCCACCGAGCACGCCATGGCCCAGAAGGCGATGGTCGACGCGGTGGTGCTGTGGGCCCGCGACTACAAGGTCGACGGCTTCCGGTTCGACCTGATGGGGCACCACAGCAAGGCCAACATGCTGGCCGTGCGGTCCGCCCTCGACCAGCTGACCCTGAAGAAGGACGGCGTCGACGGCAAGTCGGTCTACGTCTACGGCGAGGGCTGGAACTTCGGTGAGGTCGCCAACAACGCGCGGTTCGTGCAGGCCACCCAGGGCCAGCTCGGCGGCACCGGCATCGGCACCTTCTCCGACCGGCTGCGCGACGCGGTCCGTGGTGGTGGGCCGTTCGACGACGACCCGCGCAAGCAGGGCTTCGGCAGCGGCGAGTCGACCGACAGCAACGGCGTTCCCTTCTCCGGCTACGACCCCGTCGAGTCGCTGAAGCACGACACCGACCTGGTCGAGCTCGGGCTGGCCGGCAACCTGCGGTCGTTCACGTTCCGGCTCAACGAGGACGGCACCGTCGCCACGGGCAAGGACGTCGACTACAACGGGCAGCCGGCGGGTTACGCCGACCAGCCCGACGAGGTGATTACCTATGTCGACGCCCACGACAACGAGACGCTGTTCGACAGCCTGACCTACAAGCTGCCGGTGGCGACCTCGATGTCGGACCGGGTCCGGATGAACACGCTCTCGCTGGCGACCACGGCGCTCTCGCAGACACCGTCGTTCTGGCACGCGGGGGCCGACCTGCTCCGCTCCAAGTCGTTGGACCGCAACAGCTATGACAGCTCGGACTGGTTCAACACGCTCGACTGGACGGGAGCCGACAACGGATTCGGCCACGGCCTGCCGCTCAAGGGCGACAACAGCGCGAAGTGGCCGATCCAGAAGCCGCTGCTGGCCAACACCGCCCTCAAGCCGGCGGCCACCGACGTGCAGCAGGCCACGGCCCAGGCGCAGGACCTGCTGCGACTGCGGTTCTCCACCCGGCTCTTCCGGCTCGGGACCGCCTCGGCGATCAACGCGAAGGTGTCGTTCCCGGCCAGTGGCACGGCCGACGCGCAGCCGGGCGTGATCGCGATGCGGATCGACGACACCAAGGGCACCGACGCCGACCCGCAGCTCAAGGGGCTGGTCGTGGTGTTCAACGCCTCGCCGACGGCGGTGAACCAGAAGGTGCCCGGTCTGGCCGGCGCGACGCTGTCGCTGTCGCCGGTGCAGCAGTCCGGGTCGGACGCGGTGGTCAAGACGTCGACGTGGAACGCCACGGCCGGCACCGCCACCGTGCCGCCCCGCACCGTGGCGGTGTTCGTCCAGCGCTGA
- the truA gene encoding tRNA pseudouridine(38-40) synthase TruA — protein sequence MDEEQGPAHRPGEVAGQGAALRIRLDLGYDGTEFSGWAAQPGLRTVEGELSTALGTLLRSEQPVRLTVAGRTDAGVHARGQVAHLDPDPAAWAALPGRSDRTPEGAALTRLRGILPDDLAVHAVTVAAAGFDARFSALQRRYVYRLCDRPETVDPLRRRDTVLTKRELDVRAMHEAAQGLVGLHDFAAFCKRREGATTVRTLLDYSWRRAEDGTVEATVVADAFCHSMVRALVGALVPVGEGRRGVEWPAEVLGAGVRDTGVTVMPPHGLSLEEVSYPDDTGLAARAQEARAVRTLG from the coding sequence ATGGACGAGGAGCAGGGCCCCGCGCACCGCCCCGGGGAGGTCGCCGGGCAGGGTGCTGCGCTGCGGATCCGGCTCGACCTCGGTTACGACGGCACCGAGTTCTCCGGCTGGGCGGCCCAGCCGGGGCTGCGCACCGTGGAGGGTGAGCTCTCGACCGCGCTGGGCACCCTGTTGCGGTCGGAGCAGCCGGTGCGGCTCACCGTCGCCGGGCGCACCGACGCGGGTGTGCACGCCCGCGGCCAGGTCGCGCACCTCGACCCCGACCCCGCCGCGTGGGCCGCTCTTCCCGGGCGCTCCGACCGCACGCCGGAGGGCGCGGCGCTGACCCGGCTGCGCGGCATACTCCCCGACGACCTGGCCGTCCACGCGGTGACGGTCGCGGCGGCGGGGTTCGACGCGCGGTTCTCGGCGCTCCAGCGCCGCTACGTCTACCGGCTCTGCGACCGGCCCGAGACCGTCGACCCGCTGCGGCGCCGTGACACGGTCCTGACCAAGCGCGAGCTGGACGTCAGGGCCATGCACGAGGCGGCGCAAGGCCTCGTCGGCCTGCACGACTTCGCGGCGTTCTGCAAGCGGCGCGAGGGGGCCACGACGGTGCGCACCCTGCTCGACTACTCGTGGCGCCGGGCGGAGGACGGCACGGTCGAGGCGACCGTCGTGGCCGACGCGTTCTGCCACTCGATGGTGCGGGCGCTGGTCGGCGCCCTCGTGCCCGTGGGGGAGGGCAGGCGCGGGGTCGAGTGGCCGGCCGAGGTGCTGGGGGCCGGCGTCCGCGACACGGGTGTCACCGTGATGCCGCCGCACGGGCTGTCCCTGGAGGAGGTCAGCTACCCCGACGACACGGGGCTCGCCGCGCGGGCGCAGGAAGCGCGAGCAGTCCGCACGCTCGGCTGA
- a CDS encoding ABC-F family ATP-binding cassette domain-containing protein: MGHLDINTVSFVLPDGRPLLSEVSLRVGEGAKVALIGPNGTGKTTLGRIIAGDLAAHEGAVTRSGGLGVMRQFVGSVRDESTVRDLLLSVAPAPVREAAAEIDRTELLMMERDSEADQLAYAHALVAWGDVGGYDYETLWDVCTVASLGMPFDKAQWRKVTTLSGGEQKRVVLEALLRGPEEVLLLDEPDNYLDVPAKRWLEEQLIASPKTVLFVSHDRELLNRVATRVATLEPGAAGSTLWVHPGRFATYAQAREDRNSRLEELRRRWDEEHQKIKDLVQMLKVKAKYNDGMAPRYHAAQTRLRKFEEAGPPQETPLRQNVNMRLKGGRTAKRAVIAEGLELTGLMKPFDLEIWFGERVAVLGSNGSGKSHFLRLVAAGGSDPDAEHRPVGGLEPVPVAHTGRLRLGSRVRPGWFAQTHEQPALVGRTLLEILHRGDEHRTGRPREEAARVLDRYGLARASEQTFDSLSGGQQARFQILLLELSGATCLLLDEPTDNLDLHSAEALEEGLEAFEGSVVAVTHDRWFARGFDRFLVFGSDGRVYESDEPVWDEGRVARAR; this comes from the coding sequence GTGGGACATCTCGACATCAACACCGTCAGCTTCGTGCTGCCCGATGGCCGCCCGCTGCTGAGCGAGGTCTCGCTCCGGGTCGGCGAGGGAGCCAAGGTCGCCCTGATCGGCCCGAACGGCACCGGCAAGACCACCCTCGGCCGGATCATCGCCGGCGACCTCGCGGCGCACGAGGGTGCGGTCACCCGCTCCGGTGGGCTTGGCGTCATGCGGCAGTTCGTCGGCTCGGTGCGCGACGAGTCGACGGTCCGTGACCTGCTGCTGTCGGTGGCGCCCGCGCCGGTCCGCGAGGCGGCGGCCGAGATCGACCGCACCGAGCTGCTGATGATGGAGCGCGACAGCGAGGCCGACCAGCTGGCCTACGCGCACGCCCTCGTGGCGTGGGGCGACGTGGGCGGCTACGACTACGAGACGTTGTGGGACGTCTGCACCGTGGCGTCCCTCGGTATGCCGTTCGACAAGGCCCAGTGGCGCAAGGTCACCACCCTCTCGGGCGGGGAGCAGAAGCGGGTGGTCCTCGAGGCCCTGCTGCGCGGCCCCGAGGAGGTGCTGCTGCTGGACGAGCCGGACAACTACCTCGACGTGCCTGCCAAGCGGTGGCTGGAGGAGCAGCTGATCGCCTCCCCGAAGACGGTGCTGTTCGTGAGCCACGACCGCGAGCTGCTCAACCGGGTCGCGACGCGGGTCGCGACGCTCGAGCCGGGCGCCGCAGGGTCGACGCTGTGGGTCCACCCCGGCCGGTTCGCGACCTACGCGCAGGCCCGCGAGGACCGCAACTCGCGGCTCGAGGAGCTGCGTCGGCGGTGGGACGAGGAGCACCAGAAGATCAAGGACCTCGTGCAGATGCTCAAGGTCAAGGCCAAGTACAACGACGGCATGGCGCCGCGCTACCACGCCGCCCAGACACGTCTGCGCAAGTTCGAGGAGGCCGGCCCGCCCCAGGAGACCCCGCTGCGCCAGAACGTCAACATGCGGCTCAAGGGCGGCCGCACCGCCAAGCGCGCGGTGATCGCCGAGGGGCTCGAGCTGACCGGGTTGATGAAGCCGTTCGACCTCGAGATCTGGTTCGGCGAGCGGGTGGCCGTGCTGGGCAGCAACGGGTCGGGCAAGTCGCACTTCCTGCGGCTCGTCGCGGCCGGTGGCAGCGACCCCGACGCCGAGCACCGTCCGGTCGGCGGCCTCGAGCCGGTGCCGGTGGCCCACACCGGGCGCCTGCGGCTCGGCTCGCGGGTGCGTCCCGGGTGGTTCGCCCAGACCCACGAGCAGCCGGCCCTGGTCGGCCGCACCCTGTTGGAGATCCTGCACCGGGGTGACGAGCACCGCACCGGCCGCCCCCGCGAGGAGGCGGCCCGGGTGCTCGACCGCTATGGCCTCGCGCGAGCCAGCGAGCAGACCTTCGACTCGCTGTCCGGAGGGCAGCAGGCGCGGTTCCAGATCCTGCTGCTCGAGCTGTCCGGCGCCACCTGCCTGCTGCTGGACGAGCCCACCGACAACCTCGACCTGCACTCGGCCGAGGCCCTCGAGGAAGGGCTGGAGGCGTTCGAGGGCTCCGTCGTCGCGGTCACCCACGACCGGTGGTTCGCGAGGGGTTTCGACCGGTTCCTGGTGTTCGGTTCGGACGGTCGGGTCTACGAGTCGGACGAGCCGGTCTGGGACGAGGGACGGGTCGCCAGGGCTCGCTGA